A single genomic interval of Amycolatopsis albispora harbors:
- a CDS encoding TauD/TfdA dioxygenase family protein gives MSVDLPIRAALRPARVPDGGILEGPRVLNRPDSRPYELFSLTPLGAVIGAEIDGVDLGRPLTPELRAELNRALLEWKVLFFRDQDITSEQQRAFARNWGPLETNPFIPTGDSEQVTRFARSATMPGFENIWHTDVTFRPEPALGSVLRLIEVPPLGGDTMWADMAAAYDNLPEEVRTRIDGLKAVHDFIPGFERFSDADFLAAKQDEFPPVEHPVVRTHPESGRRMLFVNQAFTTHIVGLEREESDRLLRLLFQQAHVPEFQVRFKWRPNSVAFWDNRATQHYAVNDYFPHNRVAERVAIAGDRPF, from the coding sequence TTGTCTGTCGACCTGCCGATTCGTGCTGCCCTGCGCCCGGCCCGCGTTCCCGACGGCGGCATCCTGGAGGGGCCGCGGGTGCTCAACCGCCCGGATTCCCGGCCCTACGAACTGTTTTCGCTCACCCCGCTCGGTGCGGTGATCGGCGCCGAGATCGACGGCGTGGACCTCGGCCGCCCGCTGACCCCCGAGCTGCGGGCCGAGCTGAACCGCGCGCTGCTCGAGTGGAAGGTGCTGTTCTTCCGCGACCAGGACATCACTTCCGAGCAGCAGCGGGCCTTCGCGCGCAACTGGGGTCCACTTGAGACGAACCCGTTCATCCCGACCGGCGACAGCGAGCAGGTCACCCGGTTCGCCCGCAGCGCGACCATGCCCGGTTTCGAGAACATCTGGCACACCGACGTCACCTTCCGGCCGGAGCCGGCGCTCGGCTCGGTGCTGCGGCTGATCGAGGTGCCGCCGCTCGGCGGGGACACCATGTGGGCCGACATGGCCGCCGCCTACGACAACCTGCCGGAGGAAGTGCGCACCCGGATCGACGGGCTCAAGGCGGTGCACGACTTCATCCCCGGCTTCGAACGGTTCTCCGACGCGGATTTCCTGGCCGCCAAGCAGGACGAGTTCCCGCCGGTGGAGCACCCGGTGGTGCGCACGCATCCGGAATCGGGCCGCCGCATGCTTTTTGTGAACCAGGCCTTCACCACGCACATCGTGGGCCTGGAACGGGAGGAGAGCGACCGGCTGCTGCGGTTGCTGTTCCAGCAGGCGCACGTGCCCGAGTTCCAGGTGAGGTTCAAATGGCGCCCGAACTCGGTGGCGTTCTGGGACAACCGGGCCACCCAGCACTACGCGGTGAACGACTACTTCCCGCACAACCGGGTGGCCGAACGCGTGGCCATCGCGGGTGACCGCCCGTTCTGA
- a CDS encoding HAD family hydrolase → MGITVGFDLDMTLIDPRPGMVAALDALAEESGLPLDGEHFAANLGPPLDAVLRGFEAPEERIPALVDRFREIYPEIVVPRTVALPGAHAALDAVHRGGGRTVVVTGKYAPNAALHIKALGFEVDVLVGELWSTGKAAALTEHGAEVYVGDHLGDINGALAAGAVPVGVTTGPCGRDELVEAGARVVFDSLSEFPGWFEGLSPRG, encoded by the coding sequence GTGGGGATCACCGTGGGGTTCGACCTCGACATGACCTTGATCGATCCGCGGCCGGGCATGGTCGCGGCGCTCGACGCGCTCGCCGAGGAATCGGGGCTGCCGCTCGACGGCGAGCACTTCGCCGCCAATCTCGGCCCGCCGCTGGACGCCGTGCTGCGCGGGTTCGAAGCACCCGAGGAACGCATCCCGGCGCTGGTGGACCGGTTCCGCGAGATCTATCCGGAGATCGTCGTGCCGCGCACCGTGGCACTGCCCGGCGCGCACGCCGCGCTGGACGCGGTGCACCGCGGCGGTGGGCGCACGGTGGTGGTCACCGGCAAGTACGCGCCCAACGCCGCGCTGCACATCAAGGCGCTCGGTTTTGAGGTGGACGTGCTGGTCGGCGAGCTGTGGTCGACCGGGAAGGCCGCCGCGCTCACCGAGCACGGGGCCGAGGTCTACGTCGGCGACCACCTCGGCGACATCAACGGCGCGCTGGCCGCCGGGGCGGTGCCGGTCGGCGTGACCACCGGACCCTGCGGCCGCGACGAGCTGGTCGAGGCCGGGGCGCGGGTGGTGTTCGACAGCCTGTCGGAGTTCCCGGGCTGGTTCGAGGGGCTTAGTCCTCGCGGTTAG
- the moaA gene encoding GTP 3',8-cyclase MoaA produces the protein MTAVDLGIPRVSGKRQNPAEPRPDHPGLIDSFGRVATDLRVSLTDKCNLRCTYCMPAEGLDWLPGDQVLSDDELLRLLRIAVESLGVTDIRLTGGEPMLRQGLERIVAEVSALRPKPRLSMTTNGIGLAKRAEALVAAGLDRINVSLDTIDRETFTELTRRDRLRHVLDGLAAARDAGLSPVKVNAVLMRGVNDHEAVPLLRYCLDNGYHLRFIEQMPLDAQHGWDRGGMITAQDILELLGAEFELTPSEAPRGGAPAERWLVDGGPGDVGVIASVTRPFCSACERTRLTADGAVRSCLFSNDETDLRALLRGGARDEEIADAWRETMWGKLAGHEINEAGFAQPIRPMSAIGG, from the coding sequence GTGACGGCGGTAGATCTTGGCATTCCCCGGGTGTCCGGGAAGCGGCAGAACCCCGCCGAACCCCGGCCCGACCACCCGGGGCTGATCGACTCGTTCGGCCGGGTGGCCACCGACCTGCGGGTGTCCCTGACCGACAAGTGCAACCTGCGCTGCACCTACTGCATGCCGGCGGAGGGCCTCGACTGGCTTCCTGGCGACCAGGTGCTCAGCGACGACGAGCTGCTCCGGCTGCTGCGGATCGCGGTCGAGTCGCTCGGGGTCACCGACATCCGGCTCACCGGCGGTGAACCGATGCTGCGCCAGGGGCTCGAGCGGATCGTCGCGGAGGTGTCCGCGCTGCGGCCCAAACCGCGGCTGTCGATGACCACGAACGGCATCGGCCTGGCCAAACGCGCCGAGGCACTGGTCGCGGCCGGGCTGGACCGGATCAACGTCTCGCTGGACACCATCGACCGCGAGACCTTCACCGAGCTGACCCGCCGCGACCGGCTGCGGCACGTGCTCGACGGCCTGGCCGCCGCCCGCGACGCCGGGCTGTCGCCGGTCAAGGTCAACGCGGTGCTGATGCGCGGGGTCAACGACCACGAGGCCGTGCCGCTGCTGCGGTACTGCCTGGACAACGGCTACCACCTGCGGTTCATCGAGCAGATGCCGCTGGACGCGCAGCACGGCTGGGACCGCGGCGGCATGATCACCGCGCAGGACATCCTCGAGCTGCTCGGCGCCGAGTTCGAGCTGACCCCGAGCGAGGCGCCGCGTGGTGGCGCGCCCGCCGAGCGCTGGCTGGTCGACGGCGGTCCCGGTGACGTCGGTGTGATCGCGTCGGTGACCAGGCCGTTCTGCTCGGCCTGCGAGCGCACCCGGCTGACCGCCGACGGTGCCGTGCGGTCCTGCCTGTTCAGCAACGACGAGACCGATCTGCGGGCCCTCCTGCGCGGGGGCGCGCGCGACGAGGAGATAGCCGACGCCTGGCGCGAAACCATGTGGGGCAAGCTGGCCGGGCACGAGATCAACGAGGCCGGGTTCGCGCAGCCGATCCGGCCGATGAGCGCGATCGGCGGTTGA
- a CDS encoding YccF domain-containing protein, with the protein MKTILNVIWLVLCGFWMAVGYAIAGVICFVLIITIPFGRAAFRMANYALWPFGRTLVDRRGAGAASVLGNIIWIVVAGWWLAIGHLVTGLALCVTIIGIPLGVANFKLIPVSLVPLGKEIVPVP; encoded by the coding sequence ATGAAGACGATCCTGAACGTCATCTGGCTGGTGCTCTGCGGCTTCTGGATGGCGGTGGGCTACGCGATCGCGGGGGTCATCTGCTTCGTCCTGATCATCACCATCCCGTTCGGCCGCGCCGCGTTCCGGATGGCGAACTACGCGCTGTGGCCGTTCGGCCGGACGCTGGTCGACCGGCGCGGCGCGGGCGCGGCCTCGGTCCTCGGCAACATCATCTGGATCGTGGTGGCCGGTTGGTGGCTGGCCATCGGGCATCTGGTCACCGGGCTGGCGTTGTGCGTCACCATCATCGGCATCCCGCTGGGCGTGGCGAACTTCAAGCTGATCCCGGTTTCCCTGGTGCCGCTGGGCAAGGAGATCGTGCCGGTGCCGTGA
- a CDS encoding TetR family transcriptional regulator, giving the protein MSEVTSFTQRAKASLREELLVAATSLLIEKGYTALRMADVAARVGVSRQTLYNEFGTKAALAEAVALRTTAEFLDGIHQRFEAAPDLLGGVRSATAFTIEHARENPLVAAALGTGPAEDLLPLLTTRAEPVLRAAADAAAEHYRSRVPGLADEHAELLAETVVRLNLSHLVLPTHSPAEAADQVCAVIAPAIEKYSSSTME; this is encoded by the coding sequence GTGTCCGAGGTCACTTCCTTCACCCAGCGCGCGAAGGCTTCGCTGCGCGAGGAACTGCTCGTCGCGGCGACCTCGCTGCTGATCGAGAAGGGCTACACCGCGCTGCGCATGGCCGACGTGGCGGCGCGGGTCGGGGTGAGCAGGCAGACCCTCTACAACGAGTTCGGCACCAAGGCCGCGCTCGCCGAAGCGGTCGCGCTGCGCACCACCGCGGAGTTCCTCGACGGCATCCACCAGCGGTTCGAAGCGGCGCCCGACCTGCTCGGCGGCGTGCGCTCGGCCACCGCCTTCACCATCGAGCACGCGCGGGAGAACCCGCTGGTCGCGGCCGCGCTCGGCACCGGACCGGCGGAGGACCTGCTGCCGCTGCTGACCACCCGCGCCGAACCCGTGCTGCGGGCCGCGGCCGACGCGGCGGCGGAGCACTACCGCTCGCGCGTGCCCGGCCTGGCCGACGAGCACGCGGAACTGCTCGCGGAGACGGTGGTCCGGCTCAACCTGAGCCACCTCGTGCTGCCGACGCACTCCCCCGCCGAGGCGGCGGACCAGGTGTGCGCGGTGATCGCCCCGGCGATCGAGAAGTACTCCTCGTCCACAATGGAGTGA
- a CDS encoding metallophosphoesterase, producing MNDAGAAGQPTYVVGDVHGHRDGLAEALTAKELIDEDGDWAGGKSRVWFLGDFVDRGPDGVGVIDLVMRLQEQAAEAGGEVHSLLGNHEILLLGMHRFGDTEVPSDFGPRSFGRSWEINGGQPSDQEKLTDRHIEWLVERPLLAHAEDYLLMHSDTLEYLEWGADVEEINRNAAEVLAGDDISEWWEVWRRMTTRYAFRGPNGPEIAKLLLERLGGERIVHGHSVIADQLGIHPAQIEAPYLYAGGKVLGVDGGLFVGGPCLIVPLPWEPED from the coding sequence ATGAACGATGCCGGTGCGGCGGGACAGCCGACCTATGTGGTGGGTGACGTACACGGGCATCGGGACGGGCTGGCCGAGGCGCTGACCGCGAAGGAGCTGATCGACGAGGACGGCGACTGGGCCGGTGGCAAGAGCCGCGTGTGGTTCCTCGGCGACTTCGTCGACCGCGGCCCCGACGGCGTCGGCGTGATCGACCTGGTGATGCGCCTGCAGGAGCAGGCCGCGGAGGCGGGCGGCGAAGTGCACAGCCTGCTCGGCAACCACGAGATCCTGCTGCTGGGCATGCACCGCTTCGGGGACACCGAGGTGCCGTCGGACTTCGGCCCGCGCAGCTTCGGCCGCAGCTGGGAGATCAACGGCGGGCAGCCGTCGGACCAGGAGAAGCTGACCGACCGCCACATCGAGTGGCTGGTCGAGCGCCCGCTGCTGGCGCACGCCGAGGACTACCTGCTGATGCACTCCGACACGCTGGAGTACCTCGAATGGGGTGCCGACGTCGAGGAGATCAACCGGAACGCGGCCGAGGTGCTCGCGGGCGACGACATCTCCGAGTGGTGGGAGGTGTGGCGCCGGATGACCACGCGGTACGCCTTCCGCGGGCCGAACGGGCCGGAGATCGCGAAGCTGCTGCTGGAGCGGCTCGGCGGCGAGCGGATCGTGCACGGGCACAGCGTGATCGCCGACCAACTCGGCATCCACCCGGCGCAGATCGAGGCGCCGTACCTGTACGCGGGCGGCAAGGTGCTCGGGGTGGACGGCGGCCTGTTCGTCGGCGGGCCGTGCCTGATCGTTCCCCTGCCGTGGGAACCAGAAGACTGA
- a CDS encoding HAD-IIA family hydrolase: protein MSDEPRWSYLSDMDGVLVREEHLVPGADEFLAELRANGIGFLVLTNNSIYTPRDLRARLARTGLDVPEESIWTSALATAEFLHRQRPNGSAFVIGEAGLTTALHEVGYVLTDRDPDYVVLGETRTYSFTAITKAIRMVEAGAKFIATNPDATGPSLEGSMPATGSVAALIEKATGRQPYFVGKPNPLMMRSALRAIGAHSEHTLMIGDRMDTDVHAGIEAGLETILVLTGISTRETAELYPYRPTLVLDSVADLIGRTKDPFAQG from the coding sequence ATGAGCGACGAACCGCGCTGGAGCTATCTCAGCGACATGGACGGGGTGCTGGTCCGCGAAGAGCACCTGGTGCCCGGCGCCGACGAGTTCCTCGCCGAACTGCGCGCCAACGGCATCGGCTTCCTGGTGCTGACCAACAACTCCATCTACACCCCGCGCGACCTGCGGGCGCGGCTGGCCAGGACCGGGCTGGACGTGCCGGAGGAGTCGATCTGGACCTCCGCGCTGGCCACCGCCGAGTTCCTGCACCGCCAGCGCCCGAACGGCTCGGCCTTCGTGATCGGCGAGGCCGGGCTGACCACCGCGCTGCACGAGGTCGGCTACGTGCTGACCGACCGCGACCCCGACTACGTGGTGCTCGGCGAGACCCGCACCTACAGCTTCACCGCGATCACCAAGGCCATCCGGATGGTCGAGGCCGGCGCCAAGTTCATCGCCACCAATCCGGACGCCACCGGCCCCAGCCTGGAGGGCTCGATGCCGGCCACCGGCTCGGTCGCCGCGCTGATCGAGAAGGCCACCGGCCGCCAGCCGTACTTCGTCGGCAAGCCGAACCCGCTGATGATGCGCTCGGCGCTGCGGGCCATCGGCGCGCACTCCGAGCACACGCTGATGATCGGCGACCGGATGGACACCGACGTGCACGCCGGGATCGAGGCCGGGCTGGAGACCATCCTGGTGCTCACCGGGATCTCCACCAGGGAGACCGCCGAGCTCTACCCCTACCGGCCGACGCTGGTGCTCGACTCGGTGGCCGACCTGATCGGGCGGACCAAGGATCCGTTCGCGCAGGGGTGA
- a CDS encoding DUF2771 family protein — protein MRRFGVLAVLAGGAFALSGCSPVPPPEVTFFADGNTVRTGPFIHCDAVVSSCEQHDGAEARLKVRPGKPVQISLPSEIVDTPWLVNVQYQDAAGNLQPVKQEFFSPGEQHAYTATAGPGDQLVVVEIQQISAATAIDGTGAAIEDDQGNPQLVVRGIWTLQVEPA, from the coding sequence ATGCGTCGTTTCGGTGTTCTGGCCGTTCTCGCCGGTGGGGCCTTCGCGCTGTCCGGCTGCTCCCCGGTGCCGCCGCCCGAGGTGACCTTCTTCGCCGACGGCAACACCGTGCGGACCGGCCCGTTCATCCACTGCGACGCCGTGGTGTCCAGCTGCGAGCAGCACGACGGGGCCGAGGCGCGGTTGAAGGTGCGCCCCGGCAAGCCCGTGCAGATCTCGCTGCCGAGTGAGATCGTCGACACACCGTGGCTGGTCAACGTCCAGTACCAGGACGCCGCGGGCAACCTGCAGCCGGTGAAGCAGGAGTTCTTCTCCCCCGGCGAGCAGCACGCCTACACCGCCACCGCCGGTCCCGGCGACCAGCTGGTGGTGGTGGAGATCCAGCAGATCAGCGCGGCCACCGCGATCGACGGCACCGGCGCGGCCATCGAAGACGACCAGGGCAACCCGCAACTGGTCGTGCGCGGCATCTGGACCCTCCAGGTCGAACCGGCTTAG
- a CDS encoding AMP-binding protein — protein MPAVPSYSSGISDVPLLGDTIGDNLARTVAAFGDRDALVERPTGRRWTYRELAADVDALAIGLLGLGITKGDRVGIWSPNRAEWTLLQYATAKIGAILVNINPAYRSHELKFVLNQAGVRLLVAAESFKTSDYAAMIEQVRPECAGLEHVVLLGTEAWDALLDNEVDADRLARVGETLGADDPINIQYTSGTTGFPKGATLSHHNILNNGFFVGELCGYTEADRICIPVPFYHCFGMVMGNLAATSHGSCMVIPSPSFEPKAALEAVQAERCTSLYGVPTMFIAELSEPDFDDYDLGSLRTGIMAGSPCPVEVMKQVIERMGMAEVSICYGMTETSPVSTQTRADDSVERRVSTVGRVGPHLEVKVVDPETGLTVPRGEPGELCTRGYSVMLGYWEQPEKTAEVIDAARWMHTGDLAVMDDEGYVNITGRIKDMVIRGGENVYPREIEEFLYTHPDILDAQVIGVPDVKYGEELMAWVRLREGAAPLTAESLREFCTGKLAHYKIPRYVHVVDEFPMTVTGKVRKVEMREQAVTLLGLEAAASSKHA, from the coding sequence ATGCCCGCCGTCCCGAGTTACTCCTCCGGAATCTCCGATGTGCCCCTGCTCGGCGACACCATCGGCGACAACCTGGCGCGCACGGTGGCCGCCTTCGGTGATCGGGACGCGCTGGTCGAACGGCCCACCGGGCGCCGGTGGACCTACCGCGAACTGGCCGCCGACGTGGACGCGCTGGCGATCGGCCTGCTCGGGCTGGGCATCACCAAGGGTGACCGCGTGGGCATCTGGTCACCGAACCGGGCGGAGTGGACGCTGCTCCAGTACGCCACCGCGAAGATCGGCGCGATCCTGGTCAACATCAACCCGGCCTACCGGTCGCACGAGCTGAAGTTCGTGCTGAACCAGGCCGGGGTGCGGCTGCTGGTGGCCGCCGAGTCGTTCAAGACCTCCGACTACGCGGCGATGATCGAGCAGGTCCGGCCGGAGTGCGCCGGGCTGGAGCACGTGGTGCTGCTCGGCACCGAGGCGTGGGATGCCTTGCTGGACAACGAGGTCGACGCGGACCGGCTGGCACGCGTCGGCGAGACGCTCGGCGCCGACGACCCGATCAACATCCAGTACACCTCGGGCACCACCGGTTTTCCCAAGGGCGCGACGCTTTCGCACCACAACATCCTGAACAACGGGTTCTTCGTCGGTGAGCTGTGCGGGTACACCGAGGCCGACCGGATCTGCATCCCGGTGCCGTTCTACCACTGCTTCGGCATGGTGATGGGCAATCTCGCGGCGACCTCGCACGGTTCATGCATGGTGATCCCGTCGCCGTCGTTCGAGCCGAAGGCGGCGCTGGAAGCGGTGCAGGCCGAGCGGTGCACCTCGCTGTACGGGGTGCCGACCATGTTCATCGCGGAACTGTCCGAACCGGACTTCGACGACTACGACCTGGGCAGCCTGCGCACCGGGATCATGGCCGGTTCGCCGTGCCCGGTCGAGGTGATGAAGCAGGTGATCGAGCGGATGGGCATGGCGGAGGTGTCGATCTGCTACGGCATGACGGAGACCTCGCCGGTGTCCACGCAGACGCGGGCGGACGATTCGGTGGAGCGGCGGGTGTCCACCGTGGGCCGGGTCGGGCCGCACCTCGAGGTGAAGGTGGTCGATCCGGAGACCGGGCTGACGGTGCCGCGTGGTGAGCCGGGCGAGCTGTGCACGCGCGGGTATTCGGTGATGCTGGGCTACTGGGAGCAGCCGGAGAAGACCGCCGAGGTGATCGACGCCGCGCGGTGGATGCACACCGGCGACCTCGCCGTGATGGACGACGAGGGCTACGTGAACATCACCGGGCGGATCAAGGACATGGTGATCCGCGGTGGGGAGAACGTGTACCCGCGGGAGATCGAGGAGTTCCTCTACACGCACCCGGACATTCTCGACGCGCAGGTGATCGGCGTGCCGGACGTCAAGTACGGCGAGGAACTGATGGCGTGGGTGCGCCTGCGGGAGGGCGCCGCCCCGCTGACCGCCGAGTCGCTGCGGGAGTTCTGCACGGGGAAGCTGGCGCACTACAAGATCCCGCGGTACGTGCACGTGGTGGACGAGTTCCCGATGACGGTGACCGGGAAGGTGCGGAAGGTCGAAATGCGGGAGCAGGCGGTGACCCTGCTGGGCCTGGAAGCCGCCGCCTCCTCCAAGCACGCCTGA
- a CDS encoding PhzF family phenazine biosynthesis protein, with protein MRMYLVDSFTDHAFAGNPAGVVLLDAPAEEAWMQSVAAELKHSETAFVVTTGEGAKPLRWFTPVAEVALCGHATLATAHVLGGDQVFSTKSGELRCTADGGWVRMDFPADRSEPIEIDPAAALPGVTVEHVAKGKFDLLVVAGNAAQVRELRPDLDAIRALDVRGLTVTAPGDRDGIDFVSRFFAPAKGVDEDPVTGSAHCTLAPYWAGRLGRDELVGEQASPRGGVVRVHLNGDRVTLSGQAVTVFSGELHA; from the coding sequence ATGCGCATGTACCTCGTGGACTCGTTCACCGATCACGCCTTCGCGGGCAACCCGGCGGGAGTGGTGCTGCTCGACGCGCCCGCCGAGGAAGCCTGGATGCAGTCGGTGGCCGCGGAGCTGAAGCATTCCGAGACCGCCTTCGTGGTCACCACCGGCGAGGGCGCGAAGCCGTTGCGGTGGTTCACGCCGGTCGCCGAGGTCGCCCTGTGCGGGCACGCCACGCTGGCCACCGCCCACGTGCTCGGCGGCGACCAGGTGTTCAGCACGAAGAGCGGGGAGCTGCGCTGCACTGCGGACGGCGGCTGGGTGCGGATGGACTTCCCGGCGGACCGGTCCGAACCGATCGAGATCGATCCGGCGGCCGCGTTACCCGGCGTGACCGTCGAGCACGTCGCCAAGGGGAAGTTCGACCTGCTGGTGGTCGCCGGGAACGCGGCCCAGGTGCGCGAACTGCGGCCGGACCTCGACGCGATCAGGGCGTTGGACGTGCGCGGCCTGACCGTCACCGCACCCGGTGACCGCGACGGCATCGACTTCGTCAGCCGGTTCTTCGCCCCGGCGAAGGGCGTGGACGAAGACCCGGTGACCGGTTCGGCGCACTGCACGCTGGCGCCCTACTGGGCCGGACGGCTCGGCCGCGACGAGCTCGTCGGCGAACAGGCCTCCCCGCGCGGCGGGGTGGTGCGCGTCCACCTGAACGGCGACCGCGTCACCCTGTCCGGACAGGCCGTGACGGTGTTCTCCGGCGAACTCCACGCTTGA
- a CDS encoding cold-shock protein translates to MPTGKVKWYDAEKGFGFVTQDGGADVYIRKAALPQGVAALKAGQRLEFGVADGRRGPQALSVRLLDPPPSVAEARRRPAEELHGLIEDMIKLLEAKVQPDLRRNRYPDRKHTKQIAEIMRAVARDLDP, encoded by the coding sequence GTGCCGACCGGCAAGGTCAAGTGGTACGACGCGGAGAAGGGTTTCGGTTTCGTCACCCAGGATGGCGGCGCGGACGTCTACATCCGGAAAGCCGCGCTACCGCAGGGCGTAGCGGCGCTCAAGGCCGGTCAGCGGCTGGAGTTCGGCGTGGCCGACGGCCGCCGGGGGCCGCAGGCGCTGTCGGTCCGGCTGCTCGACCCGCCGCCTTCGGTGGCCGAGGCGCGGCGCCGTCCCGCGGAGGAGCTGCACGGCCTGATCGAGGACATGATCAAGCTGCTCGAGGCGAAGGTGCAGCCGGACCTGCGGCGCAACCGCTATCCGGATCGCAAGCACACCAAGCAGATCGCCGAGATCATGCGCGCGGTCGCGCGCGACCTGGACCCCTAA
- a CDS encoding R2-like ligand-binding oxidase, with amino-acid sequence MTTTEMRSGFSSLRRGGLNWDSFPLRLFVKGNAKFWNPADIDFSQDRADWQTLTDDERRSATYLCAQFIAGEEAVTEDIQPFMKAMAATGRFGDEMYLSQFCFEEAKHTEVFRRWMDAVGLTEDLHPYVAENPHYRKLFYEELPQSLGVLASDPSPANQVRASVTYNHVVEGSLALTGYYAWQKVCTSRNILPGMQELVRRIGDDERRHMAWGTFTCRRHVAADDSLWDVVQERMGELLPHALGMIQWVNEQFEEPRPFDNDPQEFISYAADRAQRRLGAIESARGTPVEQIDLDYTPEILEDTFGEEDAKAFAEVIATA; translated from the coding sequence ATGACCACGACCGAAATGCGCAGCGGTTTCAGCTCACTGCGCCGGGGCGGGCTCAACTGGGACTCGTTCCCGCTGCGCCTTTTTGTCAAGGGCAACGCCAAGTTCTGGAACCCGGCGGACATCGACTTCAGCCAGGACCGCGCCGACTGGCAGACGCTGACCGACGACGAGCGGCGGTCGGCGACCTACCTGTGCGCCCAGTTCATCGCCGGCGAGGAGGCGGTGACCGAGGACATCCAGCCGTTCATGAAGGCGATGGCGGCCACCGGCCGGTTCGGCGACGAGATGTACCTGAGCCAGTTCTGCTTCGAAGAGGCCAAGCACACCGAGGTGTTCCGGCGCTGGATGGACGCCGTCGGGCTGACCGAGGACCTGCACCCGTACGTGGCCGAGAACCCGCACTACCGCAAGCTGTTCTACGAGGAACTGCCGCAGTCGCTGGGCGTGCTGGCGTCCGACCCGAGCCCGGCGAACCAGGTGCGCGCGAGCGTCACCTACAACCACGTCGTCGAAGGCAGCCTCGCGCTGACCGGGTACTACGCGTGGCAGAAGGTGTGCACCTCGCGGAACATCCTGCCGGGCATGCAGGAACTGGTGCGCCGCATCGGCGACGACGAGCGGCGGCACATGGCGTGGGGCACCTTCACCTGCCGGCGGCACGTGGCCGCGGACGACTCGCTGTGGGACGTGGTGCAGGAGCGGATGGGTGAACTGCTGCCGCACGCGCTGGGCATGATCCAGTGGGTGAACGAGCAGTTCGAGGAGCCGCGGCCGTTCGACAACGACCCGCAGGAGTTCATCTCCTACGCCGCCGACCGGGCGCAGCGGCGGCTGGGCGCCATCGAGTCCGCGCGCGGCACCCCGGTGGAGCAGATCGACCTCGACTACACGCCGGAGATCCTGGAAGACACCTTCGGCGAAGAGGACGCGAAGGCCTTCGCCGAAGTCATCGCCACGGCCTGA
- a CDS encoding snapalysin family zinc-dependent metalloprotease gives MSTRKTFRSVLAALALLFPLVVAQLATAAPAGAAEIAVRTVYYDSSGAAEFKNAVDAGAAVWNNSVKNVRLVKGSPASLVIVADNGWPRAQTYSLGRGKIWFGRQAVNQGYDVTRIAAHEIGHIFGLPDRRTGLCQDLMSGSSAPVSCTNAYPNAKEKAEVEANFAGSRAAAEFRGYYDETPVAAF, from the coding sequence GTGTCGACGAGGAAAACCTTCAGATCGGTACTGGCCGCGCTCGCCCTGCTGTTCCCGCTCGTGGTCGCGCAACTCGCGACCGCCGCGCCGGCCGGGGCGGCCGAAATCGCCGTGCGCACGGTGTACTACGACTCGAGCGGCGCGGCGGAGTTCAAGAACGCCGTGGACGCCGGCGCCGCGGTGTGGAACAACAGCGTGAAGAACGTCCGGCTGGTGAAGGGATCGCCCGCTTCGCTGGTCATCGTGGCCGACAACGGCTGGCCGCGCGCGCAGACGTATTCGCTCGGGCGCGGCAAGATCTGGTTCGGGCGCCAGGCGGTCAACCAGGGTTATGACGTGACCCGGATCGCCGCGCACGAGATCGGGCACATCTTCGGCCTGCCGGACCGGCGGACCGGGCTGTGCCAGGACCTGATGTCGGGTTCGAGCGCGCCGGTCTCGTGCACCAACGCGTACCCGAACGCCAAGGAGAAGGCCGAGGTCGAGGCCAACTTCGCCGGTTCACGCGCGGCTGCGGAATTCCGGGGCTACTACGACGAGACCCCGGTCGCCGCGTTCTGA
- a CDS encoding TOBE domain-containing protein, with translation MPQFRLAEVARLLGVSDDTVRRWVRAGQLTAFDDTSGRKVVDGAELAAFARAHADEPPDPSRVGRSARNRFVGLVTEVVQDKVMAQVEIQCGPHRVVSLMSSEAVAEMGLKPGSLAVAVVKATQVIVETPTG, from the coding sequence ATGCCGCAGTTTCGGTTGGCCGAGGTCGCCCGGTTGCTCGGGGTCAGCGACGACACCGTGCGCCGGTGGGTCCGCGCCGGCCAGCTGACCGCCTTCGACGACACCAGCGGGCGCAAGGTGGTCGACGGTGCCGAGCTGGCCGCCTTCGCCAGGGCGCACGCCGACGAGCCGCCGGACCCGTCGCGGGTCGGCCGGTCCGCGCGCAACCGGTTCGTCGGGCTGGTCACCGAGGTGGTCCAGGACAAGGTGATGGCGCAGGTGGAGATCCAGTGCGGGCCGCACCGGGTGGTCTCGCTGATGAGCAGCGAGGCGGTCGCCGAAATGGGCCTCAAACCGGGCTCGCTGGCGGTCGCCGTGGTCAAGGCAACTCAGGTGATCGTCGAGACCCCCACCGGCTAA